The sequence GGCCTGGCGCAGTTTCAGGCGGTATTTCTCCCGCCGCTTCTGCAGCTCGGTGGAAAAACCGGAGGCCAAAATCCCCGCCGGCATCGCCGCCATGCCCACCCCGGCGATGGTGATGAGCACCCCAAAGACCTTTCCCCACACCGTCACCGGCACCACGTCGCCATAGCCGACGGTGGTGAGGGTCACCGTGGCCCACCAGATGGCCTTGGGGATGCTGCCGAAGGCCTCGGGCTGGGCATCGTGCTCCACCAGATAGATGCCGCTGGCGGCAAAGATGATGATGATCAGCATGATGAACACCGCGGAAACGAACGCCGAGACCTCGCGGCGGATCACCGCCAGCAGCAGGTCGAGGGCGTCGGAATAGCGGGTCAGCTTGAAGATACGGATCAGCCGCAGCACCCGCAGGAAGCGGGTGTCGAGACTCAAACCGAACCAGACCAGCATCGAGGGCAGGAAGGCCAGCAGGTCCACCAGCGCCATCGGCGTCCCCATGTAGCGCAGGCGTCCCCACAGGGGATGAGAGAACGCCGGGTTCTCGACACAGCACCACACCCG comes from Methylomarinovum caldicuralii and encodes:
- a CDS encoding ion transporter, with the protein product MTLRHRLYQWLDHRHPSLASRLVDLSIMALISLNVIAVIFESVPEYEQAYRSWFAAFEFVSVFLFALEYCLRVWCCVENPAFSHPLWGRLRYMGTPMALVDLLAFLPSMLVWFGLSLDTRFLRVLRLIRIFKLTRYSDALDLLLAVIRREVSAFVSAVFIMLIIIIFAASGIYLVEHDAQPEAFGSIPKAIWWATVTLTTVGYGDVVPVTVWGKVFGVLITIAGVGMAAMPAGILASGFSTELQKRREKYRLKLRQALADGVISRAEYEALRAAREELGLEEEEAALLLDEEKSLVQREKALTCPHCGRRFSPSQLQDTPSGRE